Part of the Cohnella candidum genome, GAAGACCTCCTCAACCTGGAAGGATTTCGGGCATACACGGCCGCAGGGCACGCTCGCTTTAAATTTTGATAAAGGACCGGGCTTAAGCCGGTTTTTATGTTAGAATGGGAGCACTTTGTCGCAAGTTTCGGAGGTTGGCGGGTTGGAGTCGGTGTTTTACGCATTCGCGAAAGGTTTTTTGTTCAGTCTGGCGCTGTGCCTGGATCTCGGCGTCGTGAATATCGCCATTATGAAGACGGGGCTCGACCGGGGGTTCGGGGCTTCGTTCCGAATTGGGTTCGGCTCCTGCTTCGGGGACGCTTTCTATATGGCTCTGGCTTTGCTGGGTTGGACCGCCGTGTTCCATTATCCCGCCGTCCGCTGGATTTTGTGGATCGGGGGTACGTTGGTGCTGCTGTGGCTGACGCGCAACATGATCCGCGACACCATTCGGCCTAAGGTGCTTAACGGGAGCGGAGATGCGGTCAAAAGCCGAGGCGGATGGGGAGACATCCTCGTCGGGGCGGGTCTTGCCCTCTCGTCTCCGACGCTGATCCTGTCTTTCGCCGCGATCGCCGGGCCCGTGGTGGCGGATCTGGATATCCGCGACGGCATGGTGCTGACGGCGTTCGTCGTCGGTTTCGTTACGGCCGGGC contains:
- a CDS encoding LysE family translocator, with translation MFYAFAKGFLFSLALCLDLGVVNIAIMKTGLDRGFGASFRIGFGSCFGDAFYMALALLGWTAVFHYPAVRWILWIGGTLVLLWLTRNMIRDTIRPKVLNGSGDAVKSRGGWGDILVGAGLALSSPTLILSFAAIAGPVVADLDIRDGMVLTAFVVGFVTAGLLWSVLLAWLGSQSARLGKGVLRTMSLISALLFLAFAANLFWNGLRDLVLSR